Proteins from one Leptospira wolffii serovar Khorat str. Khorat-H2 genomic window:
- a CDS encoding AraC family transcriptional regulator: MDWNIAYLLFGASFGCIWSLGILLSPVSLGERTRIALIMLFSSLWLMGGATFISGMVRTYPILYGFHLPFALGIAPILYIHFQVTLLGLEISKKEILLHFLPNVFCLILLLPFWAGGEEFRARTLQEITQPGGYSSILAFLQITPKISILSYFLPLLWIYRSYLFRSEQDENEERARRMFLLFISLVCLVIFWGLLGSVMRRIEFVKESIFSLPALLVLGYLLSQREPNWLGFVGKSLREVRYKKSRLNGMDETKIKNRLETLMKREKVYADEDLTLSQLAEELELTNHQLSEFLNRRLSMKFSDYINSWRVEEAKVLLLEDPNRSILAISESVGFNSKSAFNEAFKKFTESTPSEFRKTAVLYKASLKF, translated from the coding sequence ATGGATTGGAATATCGCATACCTATTATTCGGCGCCTCTTTCGGTTGTATCTGGTCTTTGGGGATTCTACTTTCTCCCGTTTCCTTAGGAGAAAGGACAAGAATCGCTCTTATCATGCTATTCTCCTCACTCTGGCTTATGGGAGGAGCGACATTCATTTCCGGAATGGTTCGCACTTATCCGATATTGTACGGATTCCATCTTCCTTTCGCATTGGGAATCGCACCCATTCTATACATACATTTTCAGGTCACTTTGCTTGGACTGGAAATTTCCAAAAAGGAGATCCTCCTACATTTTCTTCCCAATGTATTCTGCCTGATTTTGCTATTACCTTTTTGGGCGGGAGGAGAAGAGTTCAGAGCGAGAACGTTGCAGGAGATTACGCAGCCCGGGGGGTATTCCAGCATACTGGCTTTTCTGCAAATCACTCCTAAAATTTCAATTCTTTCCTATTTTCTACCCTTACTCTGGATATACCGAAGTTATTTATTCCGCTCCGAACAGGACGAAAACGAAGAAAGAGCTAGAAGAATGTTCCTACTCTTTATCAGTTTGGTTTGTCTCGTCATTTTCTGGGGACTCCTAGGATCCGTTATGAGAAGAATAGAATTCGTAAAAGAGAGTATCTTCAGTCTTCCCGCATTATTGGTTTTAGGGTATCTGCTCTCCCAAAGGGAACCGAATTGGCTCGGTTTCGTAGGAAAAAGTTTAAGAGAAGTAAGGTATAAGAAATCCAGACTCAACGGAATGGATGAAACAAAGATCAAGAATCGCCTGGAAACTCTGATGAAAAGAGAAAAGGTATACGCCGACGAGGATCTCACGCTTTCCCAGTTAGCGGAGGAATTGGAGCTTACCAACCACCAACTTTCCGAATTCTTAAATCGACGATTGTCTATGAAATTTTCGGATTATATCAACTCTTGGAGGGTGGAAGAAGCCAAGGTATTGCTCTTGGAAGATCCGAACCGTTCCATTTTGGCGATCTCCGAATCCGTAGGATTCAATTCCAAGTCCGCATTCAACGAAGCGTTTAAGAAATTTACGGAATCCACCCCCAGCGAATTCAGAAAGACCGCCGTTTTGTATAAAGCTTCGTTAAAATTTTAA
- a CDS encoding NYN domain-containing protein, with translation MHLVIDGFNLIYKFPELEEFMYSNRLRDARVGLLRILESYSKKIKSPKIHVFFDGKKEKGNDTRKDAYGDLQVYFSLDEKADELIKEYIKFSPRPADLFVVTSDQEILIFAKRLGAKTILSEEFAEKVEKAFSEKPKIEEKDSKEKLSPSELLYWKELFKKGK, from the coding sequence ATGCATTTGGTGATCGACGGTTTCAACTTGATTTACAAATTTCCGGAACTGGAGGAATTCATGTATTCCAACCGTTTGCGGGACGCCAGGGTCGGCTTGCTGAGAATTCTAGAGTCTTATTCCAAGAAGATAAAGAGTCCCAAGATCCACGTTTTTTTCGACGGAAAGAAAGAGAAGGGAAACGATACCCGCAAGGATGCATACGGAGATTTGCAGGTTTATTTCAGCTTGGATGAAAAAGCCGACGAACTAATCAAAGAATATATTAAATTCTCTCCTAGACCGGCGGATTTGTTTGTGGTCACCTCCGACCAGGAAATTTTGATATTTGCGAAACGCTTAGGAGCCAAAACGATTCTTTCGGAAGAATTCGCCGAAAAAGTCGAAAAGGCCTTCTCGGAAAAACCCAAGATAGAGGAAAAAGACTCCAAGGAAAAATTATCTCCTTCGGAACTCCTTTATTGGAAGGAACTCTTTAAAAAGGGAAAGTGA
- a CDS encoding AMP-dependent synthetase/ligase, translated as MKTLADLFQSSKNKYGDLPAFLTKKSSGEFESVGYSELYELGLRLGTALIELEFPYKGHAAVLADNRLEWIIADYAIIMAGGADVPRGTDVTDSDLNHILPHSGSTIVFAENDGVLRKLQQNQGAIRDVQSIILMDPNAKGTGKELRFWDLIQRGKELREKGNRQMEERISLIQEEDLFTLIYTAGTTGRPKGVPLTHKNIMSQINRIPIQLAAGERILSILPVWHSFERMFEMVCIHFGAGTYYSSVRTLKEDLKKVKPTFMASAPRLWESIYQGIYATVSKSSNIKQKLFRAALFFSSNLQSAKRWLGFRELDLTGRNSFVSFFVGIFKIIQYILNILPAAFLDRIVLSKIRQATGGQLKGTVSGGGALPIHVDKFFNAIGIQVLEGYGLTETSPVISVRILNEAVMGTVGPLYKETSLRILDPNTSKILWTTEEGGPKGFGIKGEIHVKGDQVMSGYYHDEENTRKVMQDGWFNTGDLGMMTYNNCLKIVGRTKETIVLLGGENVEPVPIENILGQSELILQCMVIGQDQKYLSALIVPNPEFFPNYKSGVGFGSPEEEAKCVAKIQSVIKNSISATNGFKSFERVVDFRILPKPFETGDELTAKLSVKRHIVTEKYSGLISDIYSGKKEEAIR; from the coding sequence ATGAAAACTCTTGCCGATTTATTTCAATCGTCCAAAAATAAATATGGGGATCTTCCCGCGTTTCTGACTAAAAAATCCTCGGGGGAATTCGAATCGGTCGGATATTCCGAATTGTACGAATTAGGATTACGGCTTGGTACCGCACTTATAGAACTGGAATTTCCTTACAAAGGACATGCCGCCGTCCTTGCCGACAATCGCTTAGAATGGATTATCGCGGACTATGCGATCATAATGGCCGGAGGTGCGGACGTTCCTAGGGGAACGGATGTCACGGATTCCGACCTGAATCATATTCTTCCTCATAGCGGTTCCACGATCGTATTTGCGGAGAATGACGGCGTGCTACGGAAACTACAGCAGAACCAAGGAGCGATCCGCGACGTACAATCGATTATTCTAATGGATCCGAACGCAAAAGGAACCGGGAAAGAGCTTCGGTTTTGGGATCTGATCCAAAGAGGAAAAGAACTCAGGGAGAAGGGGAATCGCCAGATGGAAGAAAGGATTTCGCTGATCCAAGAAGAGGATCTTTTTACTCTGATTTACACGGCGGGAACTACGGGACGCCCCAAGGGAGTTCCTCTCACACATAAGAATATCATGTCCCAGATCAATCGCATACCTATCCAGCTCGCCGCGGGAGAAAGGATACTTTCCATTCTTCCCGTATGGCATAGTTTCGAAAGGATGTTCGAAATGGTATGCATCCATTTCGGAGCGGGTACGTACTATTCTTCCGTGAGGACTTTGAAGGAGGATCTAAAAAAGGTCAAACCTACTTTTATGGCCTCCGCGCCTAGGTTATGGGAAAGCATATACCAGGGGATCTATGCGACCGTATCCAAATCCTCCAATATAAAACAAAAATTGTTTCGCGCGGCATTGTTTTTCTCCTCGAATCTACAATCCGCAAAGCGCTGGCTAGGTTTCCGAGAATTGGATCTGACGGGTAGGAATTCCTTCGTTTCCTTTTTCGTGGGAATTTTCAAGATTATACAATATATTTTGAATATTCTCCCCGCCGCCTTCCTGGATCGGATCGTTTTGAGTAAGATTCGCCAGGCTACGGGAGGACAGCTAAAAGGTACCGTTTCCGGAGGAGGAGCGCTTCCCATCCATGTGGACAAATTTTTCAATGCGATCGGCATCCAGGTTTTGGAAGGATACGGTCTCACCGAAACTTCTCCCGTGATCTCCGTTCGCATCTTAAACGAGGCGGTGATGGGAACCGTAGGTCCTTTGTACAAGGAAACCTCTTTAAGAATCCTAGATCCGAATACGTCCAAGATTCTCTGGACGACGGAAGAGGGCGGACCGAAGGGGTTCGGTATCAAGGGTGAGATCCATGTTAAAGGGGATCAGGTAATGTCCGGATATTATCATGATGAAGAAAATACCCGCAAAGTGATGCAGGACGGTTGGTTCAATACGGGCGACCTGGGAATGATGACTTACAATAACTGTCTGAAAATCGTAGGCAGAACCAAAGAAACCATCGTTCTATTGGGAGGAGAGAATGTGGAGCCGGTCCCGATAGAGAATATTCTCGGTCAGTCGGAACTCATCCTACAATGTATGGTGATCGGTCAGGATCAGAAATATCTTTCCGCCCTTATCGTTCCGAATCCCGAATTTTTTCCGAATTACAAGTCCGGCGTCGGATTCGGTTCTCCGGAGGAAGAGGCAAAATGTGTGGCAAAGATCCAATCCGTAATTAAGAATTCCATCTCCGCTACGAACGGATTCAAGTCATTTGAAAGAGTGGTGGATTTCAGGATCCTACCTAAACCTTTCGAGACGGGAGACGAGCTTACCGCGAAACTTTCCGTAAAACGCCATATAGTTACGGAAAAATATTCCGGATTGATTTCGGATATTTACTCCGGCAAAAAGGAAGAGGCCATTAGGTAA
- a CDS encoding PaaI family thioesterase → MQKEWEKFSKKAPGLLIPPPAFKELSGEFVSYVRKKELTCSFYIEPRFSNPMGVFQGGFLGAAFDNTFGPLCYLAAGKPTTTLELSVSYIRMVKENQRITVNAKVVARGNQHIYLEGQAFDEEGKLLAKSTTQVLILRIPGGSEA, encoded by the coding sequence ATGCAAAAGGAATGGGAAAAATTCTCCAAGAAGGCTCCGGGGCTACTCATTCCTCCACCGGCCTTTAAGGAACTCTCCGGAGAATTCGTTTCTTACGTAAGAAAGAAAGAGCTAACTTGCAGTTTTTATATAGAACCGCGTTTTTCCAATCCTATGGGAGTGTTCCAAGGAGGTTTTTTGGGAGCGGCATTCGATAATACCTTCGGACCTCTTTGTTATTTGGCGGCCGGAAAACCCACAACTACATTGGAACTCAGCGTTAGTTATATACGTATGGTAAAGGAAAACCAAAGGATTACAGTAAATGCCAAGGTCGTTGCGAGAGGGAACCAACATATTTATTTGGAAGGGCAAGCTTTCGACGAGGAAGGGAAGTTGCTCGCCAAGTCCACGACCCAGGTGTTGATTCTAAGAATTCCGGGAGGAAGCGAGGCTTAA
- a CDS encoding MBOAT family O-acyltransferase, with amino-acid sequence MLFNTILFLVFFSVVYPIYWLLPERRRSDFLLLASAVFYILGSATLLGGIGFFLHFLGIVLLNYFAYFKIRTSSSPKPWMIFAVLLNVINLGFFKYFYFINRILYDLTSFPFFEEVPRILQISLPLAVSFYSFQMIAAAVDAYRKPEGEIISLKKYLGFVIFFPVLIVGPILRVRDYFPNLNSLRPDKDKIVRGSYLVIGGLLKKILVADPVAGVIAPVFSHPGQYDILSLVMVAFGYAIQVYCDFSGLTDMARGVALMFGFELPENFEAPLFSPSGKVLWQRWHMTLSFWLRDYIYFSLGGSRKGEWRTYINLIITMTVGGIWHGADYTFVTWGFYWGSILALERFLMGKFGWDDGENSNRIVKFLRIQFVFALFSFSAILFRANSAKTMVQHVVGLVTNTASHFSSQLQSLKLGWVEEATSLVAGPSPFLFDTMKNMEKIFYAYLGFVFFHWVQTRKDKLISLAKGRDWALILGGVGTILSIALFSEDSGVCVYCQF; translated from the coding sequence GTGCTTTTTAATACGATTCTATTTCTCGTTTTCTTCTCCGTAGTCTATCCGATTTATTGGCTACTTCCGGAGCGTCGCAGATCGGATTTCCTTCTTTTAGCTAGTGCCGTATTTTACATCCTCGGATCGGCGACCCTGTTAGGAGGGATAGGATTCTTCCTACATTTTTTAGGAATCGTGCTCCTAAATTACTTCGCTTACTTTAAGATTCGGACTTCGTCCTCGCCTAAGCCCTGGATGATCTTCGCCGTTCTATTGAACGTGATCAATCTGGGATTTTTCAAGTATTTCTACTTTATCAATCGTATTCTTTACGATCTCACATCCTTTCCTTTCTTCGAGGAAGTTCCAAGAATCCTACAGATATCCCTTCCTTTGGCGGTTAGCTTTTACAGTTTCCAGATGATCGCCGCCGCGGTAGACGCCTATAGAAAGCCGGAAGGGGAGATCATATCCCTCAAAAAGTATCTAGGATTTGTGATATTCTTCCCGGTTCTTATCGTCGGTCCCATTTTGAGAGTAAGGGATTATTTTCCCAACCTGAATTCCTTACGTCCGGATAAGGATAAGATCGTAAGAGGGTCCTATCTGGTCATAGGCGGATTATTGAAGAAGATCCTAGTCGCGGATCCGGTTGCCGGAGTCATCGCACCCGTTTTCTCCCATCCGGGGCAATACGATATTCTCTCCTTGGTCATGGTCGCTTTCGGATATGCGATCCAAGTATATTGCGATTTCTCCGGATTGACCGACATGGCGAGAGGTGTGGCTCTGATGTTCGGGTTCGAACTCCCCGAAAACTTCGAAGCTCCTTTATTTTCTCCTTCGGGTAAGGTGCTTTGGCAGCGTTGGCATATGACGCTTTCCTTTTGGTTGCGGGATTATATCTATTTCTCCTTAGGGGGAAGTAGAAAGGGAGAATGGAGAACCTACATCAACCTGATCATCACGATGACCGTAGGAGGAATTTGGCACGGAGCGGATTACACGTTCGTAACCTGGGGATTTTATTGGGGGTCGATTCTCGCCTTGGAACGTTTCCTCATGGGAAAATTCGGTTGGGACGACGGAGAAAATAGCAATCGAATCGTGAAGTTCCTACGTATCCAATTCGTATTCGCTCTCTTTTCGTTTAGTGCGATTCTTTTCAGAGCGAATTCCGCGAAAACAATGGTGCAACACGTTGTAGGACTCGTAACTAATACCGCATCGCATTTCTCCTCCCAATTGCAATCTCTGAAGTTAGGCTGGGTGGAAGAAGCGACGAGTCTAGTCGCAGGGCCTTCCCCTTTCTTATTCGATACGATGAAGAATATGGAGAAGATTTTTTACGCTTATCTGGGGTTCGTTTTCTTCCATTGGGTCCAGACCCGGAAGGATAAATTGATATCTTTAGCGAAAGGCAGGGACTGGGCGCTCATTCTCGGCGGTGTCGGGACGATACTTTCGATCGCTCTTTTCTCGGAAGACTCGGGCGTTTGCGTGTATTGCCAATTTTAA
- a CDS encoding patatin-like phospholipase family protein translates to MDPDFSFEDKIKKGIRTLWQEIGTQKEIALAIAGGGIKAFYGLGFAFALRTWGIRIKEVSGVSAGAAMAVSTLSETEVDSSNYFQELTKRNPKNFYWNRLLRILSPFPHHTIARRTVNYCLRFPKLISKAAKIRIHTVEIPKETLDKNRKGEPIQRLLLAKAASIIRAYFQDEELRKKGNLPYRVLKKMKDWGWRERIFTEEDFKDPETAAQIVMNSCSAFPVLPLQSLNGNYYLDGGLTNNLLLEKFSPELPKIGVFYESTTLVGKSPEILRDTLLISPEGKFIDQGFDYTSPQLVQYAFELGKKDAEAQKDKILSHLFPNWKKNLHSFFEQIK, encoded by the coding sequence ATGGACCCGGATTTTTCTTTTGAAGACAAAATTAAGAAAGGAATCCGGACCTTATGGCAAGAAATAGGTACCCAAAAAGAAATCGCTCTCGCAATTGCAGGCGGAGGGATTAAGGCTTTTTACGGACTAGGTTTCGCATTCGCCCTCCGAACCTGGGGGATTCGGATCAAAGAAGTTTCCGGCGTAAGCGCCGGTGCGGCGATGGCAGTTAGCACTCTTTCCGAAACGGAAGTGGATAGTTCCAATTACTTCCAAGAACTCACCAAAAGAAACCCCAAGAATTTCTATTGGAATCGACTCCTAAGGATTCTTTCTCCCTTCCCTCATCATACAATCGCAAGAAGAACCGTGAACTATTGCCTTCGATTTCCCAAGCTAATTTCCAAGGCTGCCAAAATTCGAATTCATACGGTAGAGATCCCCAAAGAGACCCTAGATAAAAATCGAAAAGGAGAACCCATCCAAAGGCTACTTTTAGCCAAGGCCGCTTCCATTATAAGAGCCTATTTCCAAGATGAGGAATTGCGAAAGAAAGGAAATCTGCCTTACCGGGTCCTGAAGAAGATGAAAGACTGGGGATGGAGAGAAAGGATCTTTACGGAAGAGGATTTTAAGGATCCGGAGACGGCTGCGCAGATCGTGATGAATTCCTGCTCTGCCTTTCCGGTTCTACCTTTGCAAAGCCTAAACGGAAATTACTATCTGGACGGGGGCCTGACAAATAACCTACTCCTCGAAAAATTCTCTCCTGAGCTGCCTAAAATCGGGGTCTTCTACGAAAGCACCACCTTGGTGGGGAAATCCCCGGAAATTCTCCGGGATACCTTGCTGATTTCTCCCGAGGGGAAATTTATAGATCAGGGTTTTGATTATACCAGTCCGCAATTGGTCCAATACGCCTTCGAGCTAGGTAAGAAGGACGCCGAGGCCCAAAAGGATAAGATACTCTCTCATCTTTTCCCTAATTGGAAAAAAAACTTGCATTCTTTTTTCGAACAAATAAAATAA
- a CDS encoding TetR/AcrR family transcriptional regulator translates to MPKIVNHEKYKAEILSKCVDILARRGYSAVSMREIATELDVSTGTLYHYFSTKEDIFKELVKFVLNKDIEELQVYSKGEDNQSIEKRVEALFSMVKDRETYFQNLLYIICDVSRLKNHEEEKQLIAEAMKEYVTIITKHLGITNPNLNRLLISIILGAVGQRIVDQDSIKLDEVAEVVKDFMGVVLANTFTF, encoded by the coding sequence ATGCCCAAAATCGTAAACCACGAAAAGTATAAGGCCGAAATCCTCTCTAAATGTGTGGATATTTTGGCTCGGAGAGGGTATTCGGCCGTTTCTATGAGAGAAATCGCAACCGAGCTGGATGTTTCCACCGGTACCCTTTACCATTATTTCTCCACTAAAGAGGATATCTTCAAGGAACTGGTCAAGTTCGTCCTGAACAAGGATATTGAGGAGCTTCAGGTTTACTCCAAGGGAGAAGACAACCAATCCATCGAAAAGAGAGTGGAAGCCTTATTTTCGATGGTCAAGGATAGAGAGACCTATTTCCAGAATTTATTATATATCATCTGCGACGTATCCAGACTCAAAAACCACGAAGAGGAAAAACAACTGATCGCGGAAGCGATGAAGGAATACGTCACCATCATTACCAAGCATTTAGGGATTACGAATCCGAATCTGAACAGACTGCTGATCAGTATTATTTTAGGAGCCGTCGGACAGAGAATCGTGGATCAGGATTCGATCAAGTTGGACGAGGTCGCCGAAGTGGTAAAAGATTTCATGGGAGTCGTTCTCGCTAATACTTTCACTTTTTAA